Sequence from the bacterium genome:
CGTAAGCATCAATGATGAAGCGATGAAAGTCGCCCGGGACGCGGCCTGCGAGGCAAAACTCCTTGCCAAACGCGCCAATGGTTCCTTGGTGCTTTGAAAATGCGAGGCCCTTTTGAAGCAGAAAGGCTTGCGCGACATAGAACATGGCATAATAAGCGCGCGACGCGGCGATTCCGGGCAAGTCGAGATCCATCATCCCTTTCGCACCAACGATGTTCTTTCGCGCCGCTTCAAGCAGTTCTTCTTGATCAATCG
This genomic interval carries:
- a CDS encoding HEPN domain-containing protein, which encodes MTIDQEELLEAARKNIVGAKGMMDLDLPGIAASRAYYAMFYVAQAFLLQKGLAFSKHQGTIGAFGKEFCLAGRVPGDFHRFIIDAYDYRSEADYEKPHTVEPEVALLQIERAEMFVALAEREL